One window from the genome of Balaenoptera musculus isolate JJ_BM4_2016_0621 chromosome 3, mBalMus1.pri.v3, whole genome shotgun sequence encodes:
- the ACTL9 gene encoding actin-like protein 9 codes for MDPNRGNPPGPQTSPEAPKPSLNPCSILANNTMPQDPPSMVGDRLPPKTRAVVIDMGTGTCKVGFAGQARPTYTVATVVGCQPKKPTTTGPPVLEAFIGEAARTRPELMRVQPMRNGIVVDWDAAELIWRHVLEHDLRVTPRDHPLLFSDPPFSPTTNREKLVEVVFESLRSPAMYVASQSVLSACAHGRVSALVVDAGHAVTYTVPVFQGYNLPHATQRLDLAGTHLTAFLAEMLLGSGLPLGQQDLDTVENIKRRYCYVASDFLKAQARPEGECRQTLKLPDGRTVTLGKELFRCPELLFSPPEIPGLSPVGVPTMAKQSLQKVPLEVRTDVAQNVLLCGGSSLFAGFEGRFRAELLRALPPEAHVVVAAQPTRSFSVWIGGSILASLRAFKFCWVLREHYEEQGPHVVYRKCC; via the coding sequence ATGGATCCAAATCGGGGCAACCCCCCGGGGCCCCAGACCTCCCCAGAGGCCCCCAAGCCTAGCCTGAATCCCTGCTCAATCCTGGCGAACAATACCATGCCGCAGGACCCCCCCAGCATGGTGGGCGACAGGTTGCCCCCAAAGACCCGGGCGGTGGTCATCGACATGGGCACAGGCACCTGTAAGGTGGGCTTCGCGGGGCAGGCCCGGCCCACCTACACCGTGGCCACCGTCGTCGGCTGCCAGCCCAAGAAGCCGACCACCACCGGGCCGCCGGTGCTGGAGGCGTTCATCGGCGAAGCAGCCCGCACTCGCCCCGAGCTGATGCGGGTGCAGCCCATGCGGAACGGCATCGTGGTAGACTGGGACGCAGCCGAGCTGATCTGGCGCCACGTGCTGGAACACGACCTCCGCGTGACCCCCCGGGACCACCCGCTACTGTTCTCCGATCCGCCCTTCAGCCCCACCACCAACCGCGAGAAGCTGGTGGAGGTGGTTTTCGAGTCGCTGCGCTCCCCCGCCATGTACGTGGCTTCCCAGTCAGTGCTCTCCGCCTGCGCGCACGGGCGGGTCAGCGCGCTGGTGGTGGACGCGGGCCATGCGGTCACCTACACGGTGCCCGTCTTCCAGGGCTACAACCTGCCTCACGCCACACAGCGCCTGGACCTGGCGGGCACCCACCTGACCGCCTTCCTGGCGGAGATGCTGCTGGGCTCCGGCTTGCCCCTGGGGCAGCAGGACCTGGACACGGTGGAGAACATCAAGCGCCGCTACTGCTATGTGGCCTCCGACTTCCTGAAGGCACAGGCCCGGCCCGAGGGGGAATGCCGCCAGACCTTGAAGCTGCCTGACGGGCGGACAGTCACGCTGGGCAAAGAGCTGTTCCGGTGCCCTGAGCTGCTGTTCAGCCCCCCCGAGATCCCAGGGCTGTCGCCCGTGGGCGTCCCCACCATGGCGAAACAGAGCCTTCAGAAGGTGCCGCTGGAGGTGCGGACCGACGTGGCCCAGAACGTGCTGCTCTGCGGGGGCTCTTCACTCTTCGCCGGGTTTGAGGGTCGCTTCCGCGCTGAGCTGCTGCGCGCTCTGCCCCCAGAGGCCCACGTGGTAGTGGCGGCCCAGCCCACCAGGAGTTTCTCCGTGTGGATCGGCGGCTCCATCCTCGCCTCGCTGCGCGCCTTCAAGTTCTGCTGGGTCCTGCGGGAGCATTACGAGGAGCAGGGGCCCCACGTCGTGTACCGCAAATGCTGCtga